Part of the Labilibaculum antarcticum genome, AAGCAAAGCAACTTCAAGGCGATCTTGCAGCCTACTCTATTACAAAACATCAAACACTAAATATCATTCTATTTATTATTAGTATTACATCAACGTTGCTATTGCTTCTTGTTCTTTTCAGTCTGATTAGAATTCGATTTGCAGGGGCAAAAAACAGATTACGATTATGAGAAAGAAAATTGTTGCAGGAAACTGGAAAATGAACAATACACTTGAAGAAGGTGTTGTGTTGGCGGGACAAATCAATGATTTAGTTGAAAAAACTGAGCTTAATGGAGTCGATGTTGTAATTGGCACTCCTTTTATCCACTTAACAGAAGTAAACAAAATTGTTAGTGATAAAATTGGTGTTGCTGCACAAAACTGTGCAGACGAGGTTAGCGGAGCCTACACGGGAGAAATTTCAGCTTCGATGATTAAATCAACAGGAAGCAAATATGTTATTCTTGGTCATTCGGAACGCAGAGAATACTATGGCGAAACTAGCGAGAAGTTAGTTAAAAAAGTAGCTCTAAGTCTTGCAAACGGCCTAACTCCAATTTTCTGTTTTGGTGAAGTTCTTGGAGAACGTCAATCAGAAAAACATTTTGATGTTGTTAAAACTCAGATTGCTGAAGGATTATTCAACTTATCAGCTGAAGAATTTGGAAAAATTGTTTTGGCTTACGAACCAGTTTGGGCTATTGGAACAGGCGTAACAGCTTCCTCTGCTCAAGCACAAGAAATGCATGCATTTATCCGTAAGACTGTAGCTGCTCAATACGGTCAGGAAGTTGCAGACAATACATCTATCCTTTACGGAGGAAGCTGTAAGCCATCTAATGCGAAAGAATTATTCGAAAATGCTGATGTAGACGGAGGTTTAATTGGTGGAGCTTCTCTTAACGCTGAAGATTTCATGGGAATTATTACCGCTTTTTAATAGCGTAAACATATATGATTAAAGCCGATACAGTAGTATCGGCTTTTGTTTTTTGATAAGGATTAAATTAACTTGTACCCTCAAAATAGTAAGACCAAAACAATGGATTATATTGAACTGAAATGCCAGATTCAACCTTTCTCGGAAGAAATTGCCGAAATAGTAATTGCCGAGCTGGGAGAATTGGATTACGAGAGTTTTACACAAAATGAAGATGCTGTTGAAGCATACATACAGGCTCCTCTGTTCGATATGGATGCAGTGAACCAACTTAGTCTTAATCATTTACCCAATGCTCCTTTTAAATTGAGCTATTCGCACAAAACAATTGAATCTCAAGATTGGAATGCACTTTGGGAATCCAATTTTAGTCCCGTGATCATCTCCGATCAAGTGGTGATAAGAGCTTCTTTTCACACCGACACACCAAAAGTTCCTTACGATATTGTGATCGATCCAAAAATGTCATTTGGAACAGGACACCACTCTACAACTTCACTAATGGTTCAAACCATTCTTGAATTAAATTTAGAAGGAAAAACGGTCTTAGATATGGGATGTGGAACTAGCTTACTGGCAATTTTAGCATCAAAACGAAATGCTTCAAAAGTAGATGCTATCGACATTGACGAATGGCCTTATACAAACTCATTGGAAAACATCAAAAACAACAAGGCTGAAAACGTATCCATTTTTCTTGGTGATGCAGCTTTATTAGATGGGAAAAAATACGATGTTGTTTTGGCCAACATCAACCGAAATATCTTGCTTAATGATATGCATCATTACGTTGCATGTCTTCCTAAAAATGGCAATTTGATCATGAGTGGATTCTATACTGAAGATTTAAAGTACATTAAAGAGGAAGCTGAAAAAAACAACTTGGAATACATCAGCCATAAAGTTGATTTGAATTGGGTTGCCGTTCGCTTCACAAAAAAATAAAACAATTTACAATTGCCGGTTCTCGTAATTTCTGAAACAGAATACAGAACTGGCAATTTACTTTCCTGATCCAAGCAAATTTGTTAAATTGCCTTTGCAAAAAAATCTACACATGAAACTTCATTTACAATGAATAAGCTTCTCTTCTCTTTTATCCTGTTTTTTGGAATCGCAATTTCAAGTAATTCAGTCTTAGCGCAAAGTATAAAGTCCTTCTCTCATGACTCGATTACATTTCAAGATGAATTTTTGAAATTTATGGATCATCCAACCAAAAAGAAGGAAAGCAAAGAGTTTGAGGATCAATTTCCTGTTTTTTGGTTCTCTCCGGAAATGACCAGTGAAAAACGAAAGAATATATACGAAATCTGCGATATTTTCCTTTCAAGAAAAGCAAGATCATTTCCTGATTTTTACAACTATTTTAAAACGCTGATGTTGTTTCAACAGCAAAATCGGGATGAGAAAGATTACTCCAATTGGGAGAAGGGTTTGATTCATCAGATCAGTAATAAAAAGAATAGGTTAAGTGCTACTCATGACTTTCTAATTCAAACACAAAATTTATTACAGGATACAATCATCCATGAATCATACGCAACCAAATGGAAATGTAAGAATGCAAAATTCAAATTCTTGTTCGATAAAAAATTAAGTATTCAATTCGATCAGGCCGACCTATATTGCATCGCACAGCGCGATAGTTCATGCATTTACAATACAAGCGGAATTTATGATCCTTTCGAAAGGATTTGGACCGGAAACAAAGGAAAGGTAACATGGAAGAGAGCTGGGAAAAGCGATTCGGAAGAATTTGCAACATTCGATTCATATACTATAGATACGCAAAAAACATCTTTCCAAATTGACACGGTTAGTTACTATAACAAGGAACTTTTTGATGATAAAATTGAGGGCAGTCTCTCTGATAAAATGAACTCAGTGAATGATCCATCTTTGGCAATCTATCCTCGTTTTGAATCGTTCGAGAAGGAAATAGAAATTAAAAACCTATTCGAAAACCTTAATTACAAAGGAGGTATTGCCATTCATGGAGCTAAATTTCTGGGAAAAGGAAGTCCTGAATTACCCTCGGTTATTGAATTATCCAGACATGACACATTATTCTTAAGAGCAAGATCTGAACACTTTTCATTTCATAATAATCGTGTTGTTGGGAAAGATACCGAAATTGAAATTCTTCTTGATACTTGTCAAATCTATCACCCCGGCTTGTTATTTCAATATTTCCCAGACAAAAAAGAAGTCAATTTAATCCGCGAAGGAGAAGGAATTGCATTGAGTCCCTACTTCAACACCTATCACAATCTGATTATGGATTTTGGAATGTTGATATGGAATATGGATGAAAACCTAATGCACTTTACAAGTATGAAAGGCGCTACAAGTCGTCAGGCACACTTCGAGTCGATGAATTATTTTAGTATCAATCGATTTATGAAGATACAAGGGATGGATAAGGAGAACCCTTTGGTCTCCCTGCATAAATATGCCGACTACTCTTATGTTGAAACATTTACGGCAATGGAATACGCCAATTTCATTAAAAAACCGGTTAATCAGGTACGTCAGCAAATTATTCGCTTGTCGTTTCAAGGATTTGTAATCTACAACAGAAACACCGATGAAGTGACCTTGCAGCAACGCCTTACCGACTACATTAAATCGGGAATGGGACGACAAGATTACGATGTAATACGATTTTCAACTGAAACAGAAAATAATGAAGATGATGCGACCCTTCGTATGGGAAGTTACAATTTGGATATTAACGGTGTAAGACACATCGCTGTTAGTGATTCTCAAAATGTTGTCATCTTTCCAAAACATCAAAAAATAACACTTAAAAAGGATCGCGATTTTCAGTTCGACGGAAGAATTATGGCCGGATTACTGGATCTGTATGGAAAGGATTTTAATTTCTCGTATGAAAATTTCAAAATTGACCTTGACCTGATTGACTCCCTGCAAATAAACATCGTAAATGATTCGCTTTCAACCTACGGAAGAAGATACACAGCGCGCTTAGGAAGTGTATTGGAAAAAATAACGGGAAATTTATTAATTGATGACCCTAACAACAAGTCGGGATTGAAAAATTACGCAGAATATCCAATTTTTAATAGCTCGGACTCTTGTTTTGTATATTACGACAGCAAAAAAATTCAAGATGGGGCTTATAAAAAGGAAGCATTCTATTTCAAGGTTGATCCTTACACAATCAACAATATAAACAACTTTAAAAAGGAAGACATTTCATTAAAAGGAACTTTTGTTTCCGATAGCATATTCCCAACATTTAGAGAAACACTAAGTATTGCTGATGATAATTCTCTGGGATTTTATCACGTAACCCCTCAAAACGGCTTACCCGTTTATGGTAAAGGAACTTTTACGGATACCATTCACCTTTCCAATGCTGGCTTAATTGGTGATGGAACACTAAACTACCTTACCTCTACTACAAAATCTGAGAAATTCGTATTCAGACCGGAAATAATGACAACACAAGCGGAAAGTTTCGAGCTAAAAGAGTTGGCTTCGCATATGAACAACCCGGAAGTGAATGGCGAGAAAATTTTCGCAACATGGTATCCGTACAAAGATGAACTTTACGTGAAGAGTACTGCTCTGCCTATTGATATGTATAAAAAGTTAGCAACACTTTCCGGAACACTCAAAATAACCCCAACAGAAATTACCGGACTTGGCGACATGGAATTGGTTAATGCTGAACTCCAATCAGATTATTTTACCTACACCCCAAAAACCATTGTTGCAGATACAGCTGGTTTTAAGCTGAAAAATACAGATGCAGAAGGTTATGCCTTCGAAAGTAAAGATGTAAGAGCATATATCGACTTTAACAGCAGAACGGGACAATTTACAAGCACAACTGTAGGTAGCATTAGTGAATTCCCTTCAAACAAATACATGGCTTACATCAATAGTTTCGACTGGGAAATGGACAAACAAGAACTTCTATTCGGAAGTGAGGATGAAAGCAACTTGGCCTCATTATGGGAACAAGGTAAAATGGAAAGCTTACCAAAAACAGCTTACAATGAATTTATTTCTACCAGTATGAAACAAGATTCACTGAGCTTTATGACACCTTTAGCACGATACAGTTCCATCGATCATACTATTAAAGCAAAATATGTGATGGATTTGGCTGTTGCCGATGCTAAAATATATCCTGACAAGGGAGATGTTAACATTGAAGACGGAGGACTGATGCAAACGCTTCGGAACTCTAAAGTACTGGCAGACACGATTAATTCGTTTCACAATATTTTTAATGCAAGCATTAATATTCACAGCAAAAATTCTTATTCCGGATCGGGTAATTACAGCTATTTGGATGCAACAGAAGGTGAACAGGAACTGTTTTTTGATGTGATAGATGTAGATAGCCTCGGACAAACCATTGCCATGGGAAATCTGCCCGAAGAAAAATCGTTTAGCCTTAGTCCAGATTTTGATTACAAAGGAAAAGTGAGATTGGAAGCACGCGAAAAATCTCTTTTCTTTCAGGGACAGACCAAAATTCACAACAAATGTGAAAGCATTGGGGACAATTGGCTTGATTTCAATTCACAGATTGATCCGAAAGAGATTTATATCCCTGTTGATTTGCACGTAACAGATGACGAGAGTTTAATGCTGTACAATAGCTTTTTCTTAACGAACGATTCCATTCATATCTACTCGTCATTCCTGTCGCGCAG contains:
- the tpiA gene encoding triose-phosphate isomerase translates to MRKKIVAGNWKMNNTLEEGVVLAGQINDLVEKTELNGVDVVIGTPFIHLTEVNKIVSDKIGVAAQNCADEVSGAYTGEISASMIKSTGSKYVILGHSERREYYGETSEKLVKKVALSLANGLTPIFCFGEVLGERQSEKHFDVVKTQIAEGLFNLSAEEFGKIVLAYEPVWAIGTGVTASSAQAQEMHAFIRKTVAAQYGQEVADNTSILYGGSCKPSNAKELFENADVDGGLIGGASLNAEDFMGIITAF
- the prmA gene encoding 50S ribosomal protein L11 methyltransferase, with the protein product MDYIELKCQIQPFSEEIAEIVIAELGELDYESFTQNEDAVEAYIQAPLFDMDAVNQLSLNHLPNAPFKLSYSHKTIESQDWNALWESNFSPVIISDQVVIRASFHTDTPKVPYDIVIDPKMSFGTGHHSTTSLMVQTILELNLEGKTVLDMGCGTSLLAILASKRNASKVDAIDIDEWPYTNSLENIKNNKAENVSIFLGDAALLDGKKYDVVLANINRNILLNDMHHYVACLPKNGNLIMSGFYTEDLKYIKEEAEKNNLEYISHKVDLNWVAVRFTKK